The Paraburkholderia hospita DNA segment GCGGCCAGATTTCGCTGACGAGGGCAACGGCCGCGGACCACAATCCGCCTACGCCGATGCCCACCGCGAACCGATACACGTTGAGTTCGACGATGCTGTGGGCGAAGCCGCACAGCAGCGTGCCCGTGGCGTAAGTGAGAACAGAAATGAGCAACGTGCGCTTGCGACCGATCTTGTCGGAGACGTTACCGAGAAAGAAGCCGCCAATGCCCGTCGCGAGCAGGAACCACGCGACGGTCGATACCACGTCGGCGAGCGACGCCGAGAACGTATGCGAGACAGCGAGAATGACGAACCCGAACACGGTTGCGTCGAGTGCGTCGAACAACCACGCGCCCCACGAACCACCGAGCGTCACGTAACGTGCGAGGCGCGGCATCTGATCGGAAGAGGCTGCGTGAGCCGTCCTTGTCTCCATTGCTCCAGTACTATTCATTTTGTAGTCCATTGACGGCCGGGCGGCCGTGTTGATCCAGATGCGCGCACGCGCGTCGATGCAGCCGACGTTGCTCGAATACCCGATGCGGGTGGAGTGTTCGCTAGAGGCGCCTGCTCGTGGCGGGGCGCCTGATTGCGAGGAGCGCCAAACAGTGGTGGCACCACGCATACGCGGCGAGTGACTTGATGCTAAGGAGATGGCTGCGCGCTGTACACCAGTGAATGGCTATCCTGCCATCGCGAACCGTTATGGCCGGATTGGCAGGTCAGCTGAGCTCGACGGCTTCAGTTGCTCGCGCGAAGATGCTCGAAAAAGAGCCGCGCAACGGGTGACAGCGCGTCGGCCCGGCGCACGCATACGACCAGCTCGCGCTTCGCCCATGGCTCATCGAGCTTCAGCGTGCGCGTGCCGGGCAACCGGTACAGGTCCGCGTTGCCCGCGGGCAGGATGCCGACACCCATGCCTACCTGCACCATCTTGCACAGCGCGTCATACGACGACACTTCGACCTTCGCCCGCAATGTTTTTCCCACCCGGTTCGCCTCCGTGAGCATCTGGAAGCGCAGATGTGTGCCCGCGCGAAGCACCACATGCTCATGGTCGAGCGTTTCCGCGAATGTGACATGCCGGCGGTTCGCCAGCGGATGACGGGACGGGACGAGCACCTTTAATTCGTCGGTGCGAAACGGATGGACCTCGATATCGGCGCTATACGGCAGCCTTGTAAAGACGCCGATCTCCGCGACGTTTTCCGAAATGCCCTCGGTGATCGCGAGACTGTCTCGCTCGATCAGCGAGATATTGATGTCCGGATAGCGCTCGCTGAACGACTTGACGATGGGCGGCATGAAGGTCGAAATCGCCGAGATGTTGACGAGCACGCGCACCGATCCACGCAGACCGTCCGAATACGCCTTCATTTGCAGGACGATATTGCGCATGTCGTCCAGCACATCGCGTGCGAGTATCGACAGTCTGACGCCCGCCGCCGTCGGCGTGATGCCCTTGTTCGTGCGCGTGAGCAGCGGCGTGCCGAACAGTTCTTCGAGCTCCCTGAGGCGCTTGCTCACGGCCGGTGCGGCGATGTGCTCGAGCTCGGCCGCACTGGCGATCGTGCCTTCTTCCACGACGCGCACGAACAGCTTGAGAGAAACGGGATCAAGCTTCAATGCGCGCTCCTCTACTGACGGCGCACAAGACTTTGCCGCACGTCATGCATTGGGCTGTTGCGGCTGATTGAGCCATTCGACTATATTGCGGACCGTATCGCCGTAGAACGTCTGATACAACTCATGCGCCACATAGCCGATATGCGGCGTGGCAAGCACGTTGGTCAGCGAGCGAAACGGGTCCGTTAGCTGGAGCGGCTCGGTGTCGTAAACGTCGACGGCGGCGCCTGCGATCTGTCCGCTCTTTAGCGCGGCGATTAACGCCGCCGTATCGACGATCGGACCGCGCGACGTATTGACGATACGGCTCGTGCGCTTCATCCTGGCTAGCTCTTCCGCACCGACCAGACCCCGCGTTCGGTCGCTCAGGCGGACATGGATGGAGAGGAAGTCGGAAGCCGAGAACAGGGTATCCCTGTCGACCAGTTGTACGCCTTTCGATTCCGCGCGCTCGGCCGTCAGGTTCTGGCTCCAGGCAATCACATTCATTCTGAACGCGCGGCCGATCACGCCGACGGCCGAACCAATATGCCCAAGCCCGAGCAGGCCGAGCGTCTTGCCCGCCAGTTCCGTGCCGATCATCTGTTGCCAGCCGCCTTCGCGCAACGATTGGTTTTCGGCCGGGATATGGCGTGCCATCGCGAGAATCATCGCCCATGTGAACTCGATGGTCGGCGTGGACGAGTAACCCGTGTGGACGACCTTGACGCCGCGCTCTGCCGCTGCGTCCGTGTCGATCGACGCGTTGCCCGAACCCGTCGATGCAATCAGCTTGAGGTTCGGCAGGCGTTCGATGATCTCACGCGTAAGCGGCGTGCGCTCGCGCATCACGCACACGACGTCGAAGGGCTTCAACCGTTCGATCACTTGTGCCGGGTCTGCAACATGGTCGTTGAAGACCGTGATTTCCGCGCGATTCTCCAGCGGTGACCAGTCCGCCACTTTGAGCGCGACGTTCTGGTAGTCGTCGAGGACAGCAACTTTGATGAGGGGCGAGTTGGTCATGATGAGCTTCCATATTTGATTGCCGTCATGTGCATCGCGCAACAATGGCACCGGGCAGTGTGACATAAGGCTGCAGCTATTGCTCGTGCCCTGCCATGGTGTATCGCTTGCTGACCTGGCACGCGGCACAAAGAAGCAAGTATTCGGATAGCACTCAAGAGCTGGTCTCATGGAAACTGCTCACCATTGAACCAAAGCCACCTCACAGCGCTTACCCCATAGCGCGCTTAGGGAATCGTTATTTCGTTGAATTTCCGGAAGCCAACCGAGTTCCTCTACAACAGTCGTAAAGGTAACCGTAAAACTTCCGGATGGAAGGGCGCATTTTGACTGACTGCCCATCGGGAGTTCGAGCTGTCGCAGGCTCCAGCCGGCGCGCCACGCGCCACGGCGCGTCAGTCGCGCTCGATCGCGATGGCTTGTCGTGCGCCGTGCTGTAGCAGCCTGACAGCGTCCACCAGCCGTCGCCGGAAATCCTCCCGGTTCGCCAGTTCGGGCGGGAACACCTCCTTGATCGCCAGCATCGTTTCGACGAGTTGCTCCGGATCGGTACGGACACTCGCCGTGAGGCGTGCAGCCATCGGATCGCTGATGTCATAACGCGTCCCGTCGTCGGCGTGTCCGCGCAGGAACACGAGCCATGCCGCGACGGCCAGCGTGAGCCGTTCGATCGTTTGCCCTGCGTTCAAACGCGCCTCGATCGTTGCGAGCAGCCGAGGAGGAATCTTCTGGCTGCCGTCCATCGCGATCTGCGCGGTGCGATGCTTGAGCGCCGCATTCGCATAACGCGCGAGCAGTGCGTCACGATAGGCGAGCACGTCGAATGAAGGCGGCACGTCGAGCGTCGGCGCGATTTCGTCCGTCATCATCGCGTGGATCAGTGTTCTCAGAGGCGGATGGGCGATCGCTTCGTCGATGGTCGTGAAGCCCGCGAGCATCGACAGATACGCGAGCGTCGAATGCGTGCCGTTGAGCATGCGCAGCTTGGCGAGTTCGAACGGCATCACGTCATCGACGAGTTGTGCGCCGGCTCGTTCCCACGCGGGGCGTCCCGACGGAAAGCGGTCTTCGATCACCCATTGGCGAAACGGCTCGCATGGCACGGGCACGGCGTCGTGGGTATGTAATGCGTTCAGCGCCGCTTCGCGGTCGGCGTCGGTGGTGGAGGGCACGATGCGGTCCACCATCGTCGACGGAAACGCGACATGCGCGTCGATCCAGTCGGCGAGTTCACGCTCGAGCATGCGTGCAAACGACACGACCGCCTGCTTCAAGGCCGCGCCGTTGTGCGAGAGGTTGTCGCACGACAGCACAGTGAAGGGCGGCGTGCCGGCATCGCGTCTTTGTCTGAGGGAGGCGGCGAGGATGCCAGGCACAGTGGACGGCTCGTCCGGATGCGCCAGATCGTGCGCGATCCCTGCGTGGTTCAGGTCGACGTCGCCCGTTCGCGTGTCGCGGCAGTAGCCCTTCTCGGTGACCGTCAGCGAGACGATGCGCACGTTTTCATCGGCTAGCAATTCGAAAAGACGCGCACGGTCGTGCGGCATCGCGAGCACTTCCTTGAGCGCACGAATCACCGTGACGCTCACGCCTTCGGGCCCGCGTTCGACCACGCTATACAAGCCGTCCTGCGCCATCAACGCATCGCGCTTGCCCACGTCGCCCTGCAAGGTCACGCCGCAGATGCCCCAGTCGCCACCCGCCGCGAGCATGGCTTCTTCCGTATAAACGGCCTCGTGCGCGCGATGAAAATTACCGATTCCCAAGTGAACGATACCGATGCGTGGATCGCGCCACGCCGGCCCCAGCACGTGGTCGTTCAATGAGTTGAGTGCGGTGCGGCAAAGCGATGGGTTGGCGGTCATGTTCAGGTCCGAAGCGCGGGAAAACCCGTTGTTGACGATTCAATATACTTGTATGGTAGCATCACTTCCATCGAATGCGACTCAAGGAAATCCCCATGAAAATCGTCCGCGCCGATGTGATCGTCACGTGTCCCGGCCGCAACTTCGTCACGCTTAAGGTGGTGACGGACGAGGGCGTGCATGGCATCGGCGATGCCACGTTGAACGGCCGCGAACTCGCGGTGGCGTCGTATCTGAAGGACCATGTGTGCCCATTGCTGATCGGGCGCGATCCGGGACGCATCGAGGATATCTGGCAATTTCTTTACAAGGGCGCGTACTGGCGCCGCGGCCCGGTAACGATGACCGCGATCGCCGCTGTCGATATGGCGCTGTGGGACATTCTCGGCAAGGTGGCGAACCTGCCGCTGTACCGGCTGCTGGGCGGCGCGTCGCGTGAAGGCGTGATGGTCTACGGCCATGCGACGGGGCGCGACATTCCCGAAGCG contains these protein-coding regions:
- a CDS encoding LysR family transcriptional regulator: MKLDPVSLKLFVRVVEEGTIASAAELEHIAAPAVSKRLRELEELFGTPLLTRTNKGITPTAAGVRLSILARDVLDDMRNIVLQMKAYSDGLRGSVRVLVNISAISTFMPPIVKSFSERYPDINISLIERDSLAITEGISENVAEIGVFTRLPYSADIEVHPFRTDELKVLVPSRHPLANRRHVTFAETLDHEHVVLRAGTHLRFQMLTEANRVGKTLRAKVEVSSYDALCKMVQVGMGVGILPAGNADLYRLPGTRTLKLDEPWAKRELVVCVRRADALSPVARLFFEHLRASN
- a CDS encoding mannitol dehydrogenase family protein — encoded protein: MTANPSLCRTALNSLNDHVLGPAWRDPRIGIVHLGIGNFHRAHEAVYTEEAMLAAGGDWGICGVTLQGDVGKRDALMAQDGLYSVVERGPEGVSVTVIRALKEVLAMPHDRARLFELLADENVRIVSLTVTEKGYCRDTRTGDVDLNHAGIAHDLAHPDEPSTVPGILAASLRQRRDAGTPPFTVLSCDNLSHNGAALKQAVVSFARMLERELADWIDAHVAFPSTMVDRIVPSTTDADREAALNALHTHDAVPVPCEPFRQWVIEDRFPSGRPAWERAGAQLVDDVMPFELAKLRMLNGTHSTLAYLSMLAGFTTIDEAIAHPPLRTLIHAMMTDEIAPTLDVPPSFDVLAYRDALLARYANAALKHRTAQIAMDGSQKIPPRLLATIEARLNAGQTIERLTLAVAAWLVFLRGHADDGTRYDISDPMAARLTASVRTDPEQLVETMLAIKEVFPPELANREDFRRRLVDAVRLLQHGARQAIAIERD
- a CDS encoding D-2-hydroxyacid dehydrogenase family protein, which codes for MTNSPLIKVAVLDDYQNVALKVADWSPLENRAEITVFNDHVADPAQVIERLKPFDVVCVMRERTPLTREIIERLPNLKLIASTGSGNASIDTDAAAERGVKVVHTGYSSTPTIEFTWAMILAMARHIPAENQSLREGGWQQMIGTELAGKTLGLLGLGHIGSAVGVIGRAFRMNVIAWSQNLTAERAESKGVQLVDRDTLFSASDFLSIHVRLSDRTRGLVGAEELARMKRTSRIVNTSRGPIVDTAALIAALKSGQIAGAAVDVYDTEPLQLTDPFRSLTNVLATPHIGYVAHELYQTFYGDTVRNIVEWLNQPQQPNA